From the genome of Zalophus californianus isolate mZalCal1 chromosome 6, mZalCal1.pri.v2, whole genome shotgun sequence, one region includes:
- the UBL7 gene encoding ubiquitin-like protein 7 isoform X1, whose protein sequence is MSLSDWHLAVKLADQPLAPKSILQLPESELGEYSLGGYSISFLKQLIAGKLQESVPDPELIDLIYCGRKLKDDQTLDFYGIQPGSTVHVLRKSWPEPDQKPEPVDKVAALREFRVLHTALHSSSSYREAVFKMLSNKESLDQIIVATPGLSSDPIALGVLQDKDLFSVFADPSMLDTLVPAHPALVNAIILVLHSVAGSTPLPGADSSSRSAPSSSYRDMPGGFLFEGLSDDEDDFHPSSRSTPSSSTPSSRPASLGYSGAAGPRPITQSELATALALASTPESSSHTPTPGTQGHSSGTSPMSSGVQSGTPITNDLFSQALQHALQASGQPSLQSQWQPQLQQLRDMGIQDDELSLRALQATGGDIQAALELIFAGGAP, encoded by the exons ATGTCTCTCTCAGATTGGCACCTGGCGGTGAAGCTGGCTGACCAGCCACTTGCCCCAAAGTCTATTCTCCAGTTGCCAGAGTCAGAGCTGGGTGAATACTCACTGGGGGGCTATAGTATTTCATTTCTGAAGCAGCTTATTGCTGGCAAACTCCAGGAGTCTGTTCCAGACCCTGAGCTGATTG ATCTGATATACTGTGGCCGGAAGCTTAAAGATGACCAGACCCTTGACTTCTATGGCATTCAACCTGGGTCCACAGTACATGTTCTGAGGAAGTCCTGGCCTGAGCCTGATCAGAAACCAG AACCTGTGGACAAAGTGGCTGCCCTGAGGGAGTTCCGGGTGCTGCACACTGCCCTGCACAGCAGCTCCTCCTACAGGGAGGCG GTCTTTAAGATGCTCAGCAATAAGGAATCTCTGGATCAGATCATTGTGGCTACCCCAGGCCTCAGCAGTGACCCTATTGCTCTCG GCGTTCTCCAGGACAAGGACCTCTTCTCCGTCTTCGCTGATCCCAGCATGCTTGATAC GTTGGTGCCTGCTCACCCAGCCCTGGTCAATGCCATCATCCTGGTTCTGCACTCGGTGGCTGGCAGCACCCCACTGCCGGGAGCCGACTCCTCTTCGCGGAGCGCACCCTCCAGCTCATACCGGGACATGCCAG GTGGCTTCCTGTTTGAAGGGCTCTCTGATGACGAGGACGACTTTCACCCA AGCTCCAGGTCCACGCCCTCTAGCAGCACACCCAGCTCTCGCCCAGCCTCCCTGGGGTACAGTGGAGCTGCCGGCCCCCGGCCCATCACCCAGAGCGAGCTGGCCACCGCCCTAGCCCTGGCCAGCACTCCGGAGAGCAGCTCTCACACGCCGACTCCTGGCACCCAG GGCCATTCCTCGGGGACCTCACCGATGTCTTCTGGGGTCCAGTCAGGGACGCCCATCACCAATGATCTCTTCAGCCAAGCCCTACAGCATGCCCTGCAGGCCTCGGGGCAGCCCAGCCTTCAG AGCCAGTGGCagcctcagctgcagcagctgcGTGACATGGGCATCCAGGACGACGAGCTGAGCCTGCGGGCCCTGCAGGCCACTGGCGGCGACATCCAAGCGGCCCTGGAGCTCATCTTTGCCGGAGGAGCCCCATGA
- the UBL7 gene encoding ubiquitin-like protein 7 isoform X2, which translates to MRYDLIYCGRKLKDDQTLDFYGIQPGSTVHVLRKSWPEPDQKPEPVDKVAALREFRVLHTALHSSSSYREAVFKMLSNKESLDQIIVATPGLSSDPIALGVLQDKDLFSVFADPSMLDTLVPAHPALVNAIILVLHSVAGSTPLPGADSSSRSAPSSSYRDMPGGFLFEGLSDDEDDFHPSSRSTPSSSTPSSRPASLGYSGAAGPRPITQSELATALALASTPESSSHTPTPGTQGHSSGTSPMSSGVQSGTPITNDLFSQALQHALQASGQPSLQSQWQPQLQQLRDMGIQDDELSLRALQATGGDIQAALELIFAGGAP; encoded by the exons atgagatatg ATCTGATATACTGTGGCCGGAAGCTTAAAGATGACCAGACCCTTGACTTCTATGGCATTCAACCTGGGTCCACAGTACATGTTCTGAGGAAGTCCTGGCCTGAGCCTGATCAGAAACCAG AACCTGTGGACAAAGTGGCTGCCCTGAGGGAGTTCCGGGTGCTGCACACTGCCCTGCACAGCAGCTCCTCCTACAGGGAGGCG GTCTTTAAGATGCTCAGCAATAAGGAATCTCTGGATCAGATCATTGTGGCTACCCCAGGCCTCAGCAGTGACCCTATTGCTCTCG GCGTTCTCCAGGACAAGGACCTCTTCTCCGTCTTCGCTGATCCCAGCATGCTTGATAC GTTGGTGCCTGCTCACCCAGCCCTGGTCAATGCCATCATCCTGGTTCTGCACTCGGTGGCTGGCAGCACCCCACTGCCGGGAGCCGACTCCTCTTCGCGGAGCGCACCCTCCAGCTCATACCGGGACATGCCAG GTGGCTTCCTGTTTGAAGGGCTCTCTGATGACGAGGACGACTTTCACCCA AGCTCCAGGTCCACGCCCTCTAGCAGCACACCCAGCTCTCGCCCAGCCTCCCTGGGGTACAGTGGAGCTGCCGGCCCCCGGCCCATCACCCAGAGCGAGCTGGCCACCGCCCTAGCCCTGGCCAGCACTCCGGAGAGCAGCTCTCACACGCCGACTCCTGGCACCCAG GGCCATTCCTCGGGGACCTCACCGATGTCTTCTGGGGTCCAGTCAGGGACGCCCATCACCAATGATCTCTTCAGCCAAGCCCTACAGCATGCCCTGCAGGCCTCGGGGCAGCCCAGCCTTCAG AGCCAGTGGCagcctcagctgcagcagctgcGTGACATGGGCATCCAGGACGACGAGCTGAGCCTGCGGGCCCTGCAGGCCACTGGCGGCGACATCCAAGCGGCCCTGGAGCTCATCTTTGCCGGAGGAGCCCCATGA